In one window of Tumebacillus algifaecis DNA:
- the pth gene encoding aminoacyl-tRNA hydrolase — translation MKLFVGLGNPGPNYELTRHNIGFLAIDLLEDELSIQVNKSKFKALYGEGTYKGEKIVLLKPMTYMNLSGDALSQAIAWYKPSIEDIFIIYDDMDTPLGRMRLRTKGSAGGHNGIKSIIQHLGTEEFNRIRLGVGRPHPGTDVIKHVLTNFRKEEMEDVEKVVLNMKSVIDCILEDGFQKAMNRFNTK, via the coding sequence GTGAAACTTTTTGTCGGTCTGGGCAATCCAGGGCCTAACTATGAACTGACCCGCCACAATATCGGATTTTTGGCGATCGACCTTCTGGAAGATGAACTGTCGATTCAGGTGAACAAAAGCAAATTTAAAGCGCTGTATGGCGAAGGCACCTACAAAGGCGAAAAAATCGTGCTGCTCAAGCCGATGACCTATATGAACCTCTCGGGCGATGCGCTGTCCCAGGCGATCGCTTGGTACAAGCCGAGCATCGAGGACATCTTCATCATTTATGATGACATGGATACGCCGCTCGGTCGCATGCGCCTGCGCACCAAAGGCAGCGCAGGTGGCCACAACGGCATCAAGTCGATCATCCAACATCTTGGCACGGAAGAGTTCAACCGCATTCGCTTAGGCGTAGGTCGCCCGCACCCTGGCACCGATGTGATCAAGCACGTGCTGACCAACTTCCGCAAAGAAGAGATGGAAGATGTGGAAAAAGTGGTCTTAAACATGAAGAGCGTCATAGATTGTATTCTAGAGGATGGGTTTCAAAAGGCGATGAACCGCTTCAACACCAAGTAA
- the spoVG gene encoding septation regulator SpoVG has translation MQITDVRLRKMNTEGRMKAIASITIDNEFVIHDIRIIDGNNGMFVAMPSKRTPDGEFRDIAHPISSETRQKIQDAILHEYYRVEEESEEEEATIA, from the coding sequence GTGCAGATCACTGATGTTCGACTTCGCAAAATGAACACAGAGGGCCGTATGAAGGCCATTGCATCGATTACGATTGACAACGAGTTTGTTATTCATGACATTCGTATTATTGACGGAAACAACGGAATGTTTGTCGCGATGCCGAGCAAGCGTACTCCGGACGGAGAATTCCGCGACATCGCACATCCGATTTCTTCTGAGACTCGTCAAAAGATTCAAGATGCAATTTTGCATGAATACTATCGGGTTGAAGAAGAAAGTGAAGAAGAAGAAGCGACGATCGCCTAG
- a CDS encoding 50S ribosomal protein L25 → MAMNRINLEAHPRLNMTKGERNSIRRRGDVPGVVYGKTREPQAIYITEESFKQLRGNGRTLVELTLDGDRISAMVHEVTRDIMNKKPLHIDLHAVNLAEPIHVEIPIFLDGLEAVEKKTNGIIQQQTREVLVKCLPTDVPQFILHNIAALSIGGSVTCGDLTMPSGVTMLSPTDEVVCSVIAAKNAPADTEIEPKEPELVHDTEGKGKNAADKVAR, encoded by the coding sequence ATGGCGATGAACCGGATCAACTTGGAAGCACATCCGAGATTGAACATGACCAAAGGCGAACGCAACAGCATCCGCCGGCGTGGTGATGTGCCGGGCGTGGTGTATGGCAAAACGCGAGAACCACAAGCAATTTACATAACCGAAGAATCGTTCAAACAGTTGCGCGGCAACGGGCGGACGCTGGTCGAGTTGACCCTCGATGGCGACCGCATCTCTGCGATGGTGCATGAAGTCACGCGCGACATCATGAACAAGAAGCCGTTGCACATCGACCTGCATGCGGTCAACCTGGCCGAGCCGATCCATGTGGAGATCCCGATCTTCCTCGACGGGCTGGAAGCGGTCGAGAAGAAAACGAACGGGATCATCCAGCAACAGACGCGCGAGGTGTTGGTCAAATGCTTGCCGACCGATGTGCCGCAGTTTATTTTGCACAACATCGCTGCGCTCAGCATCGGCGGGAGCGTCACCTGTGGCGATCTGACCATGCCTTCTGGCGTGACGATGCTCTCGCCGACAGATGAGGTGGTCTGCTCGGTCATCGCGGCGAAGAATGCGCCCGCCGACACGGAGATCGAGCCGAAAGAGCCCGAACTGGTGCACGATACGGAAGGCAAGGGCAAAAATGCTGCCGACAAAGTGGCCCGCTAA
- the glmU gene encoding bifunctional UDP-N-acetylglucosamine diphosphorylase/glucosamine-1-phosphate N-acetyltransferase GlmU — translation MVNPIGEDGTVAGTFAVVLAAGMGTRMKSKKHKVLHEICGKPMIQHMLDTLTATGFDRKVIIVGALKEQVMDRIGEQEYAVQAEQLGTAHAVMMAQDKLGQEEGLTLVCAGDTPIIRQETLQAMLRAHEASGAAVTVLTAVVDNPFGLGRIIRDEAGNVLRIVEEKDASDEERKIQEINSSVFLYDNQLLFHALGQIDNNNAQGEYYLPDCLEVLRREGHKVNAYVTDDPREIQGINDRAQLAIANEIIRERIALTHMKNGVTIVDPKATYIDAGVVIGADSVLLPGTVLEGTTVIGEDCKIGPNAHLVNVTVQDGVRIQHSVLTDAVVENSATVGPYAYLRPKAHIGAGAKIGDFVEIKNAVIGAGSKVSHLSYIGDAEIGSGVNVGCGTITVNYDGVNKHKTIVGDDSFIGCNSNLVAPVTLGKKVYVAAGSTITDDVPDGALAIARERQVNKAGYTDKLEARLKEHKR, via the coding sequence ATGGTAAACCCGATTGGGGAGGATGGCACAGTGGCAGGTACATTCGCGGTAGTCTTGGCAGCGGGCATGGGCACCCGCATGAAATCCAAGAAGCACAAAGTTTTGCACGAGATCTGCGGCAAGCCGATGATCCAGCACATGCTGGACACGCTGACGGCGACCGGTTTTGACCGCAAAGTGATCATCGTTGGTGCCCTCAAAGAGCAAGTGATGGATCGGATTGGCGAGCAGGAATATGCGGTGCAAGCGGAGCAACTCGGAACCGCTCATGCGGTGATGATGGCGCAGGACAAGTTGGGCCAAGAAGAGGGCTTGACGCTGGTCTGCGCAGGAGACACGCCGATCATCCGACAAGAGACGTTGCAAGCGATGCTTCGTGCACATGAAGCGAGCGGCGCTGCGGTGACCGTATTGACCGCGGTGGTTGACAATCCGTTTGGGCTTGGGCGTATCATCCGCGATGAAGCGGGCAATGTGTTGCGCATCGTCGAGGAGAAGGACGCGTCGGACGAAGAGCGCAAGATCCAAGAGATCAACTCTTCCGTCTTCCTGTATGACAACCAACTGCTGTTCCATGCGTTGGGGCAAATTGATAACAACAATGCGCAAGGGGAATATTACCTTCCGGACTGCTTGGAAGTATTGCGCCGCGAGGGACACAAAGTAAACGCTTACGTGACCGATGACCCGCGCGAAATTCAAGGGATTAACGACCGAGCGCAATTGGCGATCGCAAATGAGATCATTCGCGAGCGCATCGCGCTTACCCATATGAAAAACGGTGTGACCATCGTCGATCCGAAAGCCACCTATATCGATGCTGGCGTGGTGATCGGCGCTGATTCGGTGCTCCTGCCGGGCACGGTGCTCGAAGGCACCACGGTGATCGGCGAAGACTGCAAGATCGGCCCGAATGCACACCTGGTTAACGTCACCGTGCAAGACGGTGTGCGCATCCAGCATTCGGTGTTGACCGATGCGGTGGTGGAAAACAGCGCGACCGTAGGGCCATATGCTTACTTGCGCCCGAAAGCACACATCGGCGCAGGGGCGAAGATCGGCGATTTTGTCGAGATCAAAAACGCAGTGATCGGGGCAGGTAGCAAAGTGTCGCACCTTTCCTACATCGGCGATGCGGAGATTGGCAGTGGTGTCAATGTTGGTTGTGGCACGATCACCGTCAACTATGACGGTGTGAACAAGCACAAGACGATCGTCGGGGATGACTCGTTTATCGGATGCAATTCCAACTTGGTCGCTCCGGTGACGCTGGGCAAAAAAGTATACGTGGCGGCAGGTTCGACGATCACCGACGACGTGCCGGACGGGGCGCTGGCGATCGCAAGAGAGCGTCAGGTGAACAAAGCAGGATATACAGACAAGTTAGAAGCGCGCCTGAAAGAGCATAAAAGGTAG
- a CDS encoding anti-sigma-F factor Fin, with protein MKIIYYCRHCQNRIGEVDGSHATEARLGLSSLTPDEAADIITYNSIENSTYVKTVCEYCQEALEAHPELNLLSNPLQ; from the coding sequence TTGAAGATCATTTACTACTGCCGTCACTGTCAGAACCGCATCGGCGAAGTGGACGGAAGCCATGCGACGGAAGCCCGGCTGGGCCTAAGTTCCTTGACTCCGGATGAAGCCGCCGATATAATTACTTATAATTCAATTGAGAACTCAACTTATGTTAAAACGGTATGCGAGTACTGTCAGGAAGCTCTTGAGGCACACCCGGAATTGAACTTATTGTCCAATCCGTTGCAATAG
- the purR gene encoding pur operon repressor: MSKMRRSERIVRLTQILLEQPHRVLSLTEMADKLSSAKSSLSEDLAIIREVMEAEGLGTLETQAGASGGVRYVPGFREDLGTGYVQKIGELLGSGERILPGGFLYMSDVLGDPMLLDTAGKMFAARFKDAGCDYVVTVETKGIPLAVATARYLGVPMVVVRRDHKVTEGSSVSINYVSGSRRIQTMSLSRRSLPEKSKVLIIDDFMKAGGTVKALVDLMKEFQVEVVGTGIFMSTEEPQEKMLTDYVSLATLREFDEQASQVEIVLGTYFN; the protein is encoded by the coding sequence GTGAGTAAAATGCGACGCAGTGAGCGTATCGTGCGACTGACGCAGATTCTATTGGAACAGCCGCACCGCGTGCTGTCGCTTACGGAGATGGCCGACAAGCTCTCCTCTGCGAAATCGTCGCTGAGCGAAGACTTGGCGATCATCCGCGAAGTGATGGAAGCCGAAGGGCTCGGGACGTTGGAGACGCAGGCTGGAGCGTCAGGCGGTGTGCGCTATGTGCCGGGGTTCCGCGAAGATTTGGGAACGGGGTATGTCCAAAAGATCGGCGAGCTGCTGGGCAGTGGCGAGCGCATCTTGCCGGGCGGCTTTTTGTACATGTCAGATGTGCTGGGCGACCCGATGCTGCTCGACACCGCAGGCAAGATGTTTGCAGCTCGTTTTAAAGATGCGGGATGCGACTATGTGGTCACCGTGGAGACGAAAGGCATTCCGCTCGCCGTCGCCACCGCGCGCTATCTCGGCGTGCCGATGGTGGTGGTGCGGCGCGATCATAAAGTGACCGAAGGCTCGTCAGTGTCGATCAACTATGTGTCGGGCTCGCGGCGGATTCAGACGATGTCATTGTCTCGCCGTTCCCTGCCGGAGAAGTCCAAGGTGTTGATCATCGACGACTTCATGAAGGCGGGTGGCACCGTCAAGGCATTGGTCGATCTGATGAAAGAGTTTCAGGTCGAAGTGGTCGGCACTGGCATTTTCATGTCAACCGAAGAGCCACAGGAAAAAATGCTTACAGATTATGTGTCGCTGGCTACCCTACGCGAATTTGACGAGCAGGCGAGCCAGGTGGAAATCGTTCTCGGCACGTATTTTAATTAG
- the ispE gene encoding 4-(cytidine 5'-diphospho)-2-C-methyl-D-erythritol kinase, with protein MWTEKAQAKINLTLDVLHKRPDGYHEVEMVMQTVDLSDHLTFTPSEQGEIVLSCTVPYIPLDNRNLVYQAAQLVKETFGIKEGIRIHIDKRIPVAAGLAGGSSDAAATLRGLNRVWGLGQSLDQLAELGAKIGSDVPFCIYGGTAIARGRGEMISHLPKVAPTWVVLVKPPIAVSTGDVYGRLNVAEIDKHPHTEAMVEALATGDVRQIAAHLGNVLENVTFSMYPEVERLKSQLLKFGAVGALMSGSGPTVFALADKEHRATRIYNALRGFSREVYLCRFY; from the coding sequence ATGTGGACAGAAAAAGCGCAAGCCAAAATCAACCTGACCCTCGACGTGCTCCACAAGCGCCCGGACGGCTACCACGAAGTGGAGATGGTGATGCAGACGGTCGATCTGTCTGACCATCTGACGTTTACCCCGTCGGAGCAGGGTGAGATTGTTTTGTCTTGCACAGTGCCCTACATCCCGCTCGACAACCGCAACCTCGTCTATCAGGCTGCCCAGTTGGTCAAAGAAACGTTTGGGATCAAAGAGGGTATCCGCATACATATCGACAAGCGGATTCCGGTTGCAGCAGGACTCGCTGGCGGTTCCAGCGATGCGGCGGCGACACTGCGCGGTCTGAATCGGGTGTGGGGACTCGGACAAAGTTTGGATCAACTCGCGGAGCTCGGGGCGAAGATCGGATCGGACGTGCCGTTTTGCATCTACGGCGGTACTGCCATCGCCCGCGGGCGCGGGGAAATGATTAGCCATCTGCCCAAAGTCGCTCCGACGTGGGTAGTGCTGGTCAAGCCACCGATCGCCGTCTCGACGGGCGATGTGTACGGACGGCTGAATGTGGCGGAGATCGACAAGCATCCACACACCGAGGCGATGGTCGAAGCGTTGGCCACAGGCGATGTGCGCCAGATCGCCGCACATCTCGGCAACGTGCTGGAGAACGTAACTTTTTCGATGTACCCGGAAGTGGAACGACTGAAGAGCCAGCTTTTGAAGTTCGGGGCGGTCGGCGCCTTGATGTCGGGCAGCGGTCCGACCGTGTTTGCGCTCGCCGACAAAGAGCATCGGGCGACCCGCATCTACAACGCACTGCGCGGCTTTTCCCGTGAAGTTTATCTCTGCCGCTTCTACTAG
- the mobA gene encoding molybdenum cofactor guanylyltransferase codes for MDVLVLAGGHSDDLPVLQKANLLIDGKRMVDHVVAALEQVPALDQIRIEHGESDSLVTNLLTAIERWQAESSDYLLIASCDIPFLTPEAVTSFLDACPPGYDFYYPVVSQAVCETRFPGVRRTYVKLKDGTFTGGNLFLVRAAVLPPLSARLHRMFQNRKRPLLLAREFGWGTTLSFAASALLGTLSIAKVERQVERLCGIKAKAVISEHAEIGTDIDKLTDLALVEQLVTNTKEVI; via the coding sequence ATGGATGTGTTGGTGCTTGCGGGCGGTCACAGCGATGACCTGCCCGTTTTGCAAAAAGCGAACCTGTTGATCGATGGCAAACGCATGGTCGATCATGTTGTCGCCGCGTTGGAGCAGGTTCCGGCGCTGGACCAGATTCGCATCGAGCATGGGGAGAGCGATTCGCTCGTCACCAACCTGCTTACAGCGATCGAGCGCTGGCAGGCGGAGAGTAGCGACTACCTTCTGATCGCTTCCTGCGACATTCCTTTTCTGACCCCGGAGGCGGTGACGAGCTTTTTGGATGCCTGTCCGCCCGGCTATGATTTTTACTATCCGGTCGTAAGCCAAGCGGTATGTGAAACGCGTTTTCCGGGCGTGCGGCGCACCTATGTCAAACTCAAGGACGGGACGTTCACAGGCGGCAATCTCTTTTTGGTCAGAGCTGCTGTTCTGCCGCCGCTCAGTGCGCGCCTCCACCGCATGTTTCAAAATCGGAAGCGTCCGCTGTTGCTGGCGCGCGAGTTCGGGTGGGGAACGACGCTGTCTTTTGCCGCATCGGCGCTGCTCGGGACGCTGTCGATCGCCAAAGTGGAACGGCAGGTCGAGCGGCTCTGTGGGATCAAGGCCAAAGCGGTGATCAGCGAACATGCGGAGATCGGCACGGACATCGACAAGCTTACCGACCTGGCTCTGGTCGAACAGCTTGTCACAAACACGAAAGAAGTGATATGA
- a CDS encoding RidA family protein: MEKTIISTEHAPAAIGPYSQAVKVGNMLFTSGQIPLTPTGDLVTGAIKDQTHQVFKNLKGVLEAAGASFTDVVKATVFIADMDQFVEINEVYAEYFGDHRPARSTVQVARLPKDVGVEIELIAFVK, encoded by the coding sequence ATGGAAAAGACGATCATCTCTACCGAACATGCACCGGCCGCGATTGGCCCGTACTCCCAAGCGGTGAAAGTGGGCAACATGCTCTTCACTTCCGGTCAAATCCCGCTCACGCCGACGGGCGATCTCGTCACCGGCGCGATTAAAGACCAGACGCACCAAGTGTTCAAAAACCTGAAAGGCGTGCTCGAAGCTGCGGGCGCTTCCTTCACCGACGTTGTGAAAGCAACCGTTTTCATCGCCGACATGGACCAATTCGTCGAGATCAACGAAGTGTATGCTGAGTATTTCGGTGACCATCGCCCGGCACGTTCCACCGTGCAAGTGGCGCGCCTGCCGAAAGATGTCGGCGTGGAAATTGAACTGATCGCATTCGTAAAATAA
- the mfd gene encoding transcription-repair coupling factor: MQSLVRILSSDGDFLRALQNRQDGIRDQLITGLTGSAQHLWLAGIRGSLARPLLIVTHSMGRAQQVIEDLLELLPQEEIRLFPNREMGYADVLAYSPELASSRLSVLESLVRGEDSIIIAPIAALHETLTSPHEFLKAARTLKVGDEIEIDELSRHLSYLGYERVEMVEAKGEFSVRGGIVDLFPLTREDAVRIELFDVEVDSIRSFNPTDQRSLEKLDEVSVWPIREVIAPPERIQAAGVELSKRLEAHLAKLQNAEVAEKLRENIGADLDRMEQGIWFPNLIRYFELIDPQPFNLLRYVRQDTVFIYDEPGRLKETIKALEKEDLENLTTALEYGEMLPGLVADKKRNDMFTEKSHTKLLFSLFTRAIPGLTPQAIINTNTRSMQNFHGQMNVLKSELERWAKLSYQVVFLAATEERAERLQRVLEDYKMQADILHEWDGTRQGPLILIGNLATGFELSLLRLAVITETEVFTNKKKTRKMKTLSDAQKIKSYQDLKVGDYVVHVNHGIGKYMGISTKEILGIHKDYLQIKYKGKDELFVPVEQIDLVQKYIGQEEKEPKIYSLGGSEWQRVRSKVQSAVQDIAQDLIKLYAERQATPGHPFVGDTTWQREFEAMFPYNETDDQLRCIKEIKKDMEMGRPMDRLLCGDVGYGKTEVAIRAAFKAVMDGKQVAVLVPTTILAQQHYQTFKERCAGFPVNVELISRFRTKGQVSEVTKGIKNGSVDIVIGTHRILSKTMEFKDLGLLIIDEEQRFGVSHKEKLKQLRTNVDALTLTATPIPRTLHMSMIGVRDLSVIETPPENRFPVQTFVVEQQDGIVREAIERELGRGGQVYYLYNKVNGIQEMANHLKQLVPDAKVLIGHGQMPEEELERTMLDFLQGDADVLVSTTIIETGLDVPNVNTLIVHDADHLGLSQLYQLRGRVGRSNRIAYAYFTYQRNKVLTEVAEKRLQAIKEFTELGSGFKIAMRDLSIRGAGNLLGAQQHGFIASVGFDLYSQMLSEAIEELKEDVEKVEKLPDPTVELSVDAYIPGTYITDAMQKIEIYKKFVAARTLEEVRDLEEEVEDRFGDIPLEVRNLLAVSRLKANAIRYGMTEIKQTPQGDVIIRLNEDQNKKIDGEKLFSLTREFPNRMKLTAQQQIVITLKVKGLKEAEILQTLEKFMTCYNIVPKREQDTVDNMAL, from the coding sequence GTGCAATCATTAGTTCGAATTTTAAGTTCGGATGGCGATTTTCTGCGCGCTTTGCAGAATCGTCAGGACGGCATCCGCGACCAACTGATCACCGGCCTTACCGGATCAGCTCAGCATCTCTGGCTTGCAGGGATTCGGGGCTCTTTGGCGCGTCCGCTTCTGATCGTCACCCACAGCATGGGGCGGGCTCAGCAGGTGATTGAAGACTTGCTGGAACTGTTGCCGCAAGAGGAGATTCGTCTTTTTCCCAACCGGGAGATGGGGTATGCAGATGTGCTCGCCTACAGCCCGGAGCTGGCGTCTTCGCGCCTCTCGGTGCTGGAGTCGTTGGTGCGCGGAGAGGACTCGATCATCATCGCCCCGATCGCCGCGCTGCATGAGACTTTGACCTCTCCGCACGAATTTTTAAAAGCTGCTCGGACGCTAAAAGTTGGCGATGAGATCGAAATTGACGAGCTTTCCCGCCACCTTTCCTATCTTGGCTATGAACGCGTGGAGATGGTGGAGGCCAAAGGGGAATTTTCTGTCCGTGGCGGCATTGTCGATCTGTTTCCGCTGACTCGCGAAGATGCGGTGCGCATCGAACTGTTTGACGTCGAGGTGGACTCGATCCGCAGTTTCAACCCGACCGACCAGCGCTCGTTGGAGAAGCTGGACGAAGTGTCGGTCTGGCCGATCCGAGAAGTGATCGCGCCGCCTGAGCGCATTCAAGCGGCAGGAGTTGAACTGTCCAAGCGTTTGGAGGCGCATTTAGCCAAACTGCAAAACGCCGAGGTGGCCGAAAAGCTCCGCGAAAACATAGGCGCCGACCTCGATCGGATGGAACAGGGAATCTGGTTTCCCAACTTGATCCGTTACTTTGAGCTGATCGATCCACAGCCGTTCAACCTGCTTCGCTATGTGCGGCAGGATACTGTGTTCATCTACGACGAACCGGGGCGCTTGAAAGAGACGATCAAAGCGTTAGAAAAAGAGGACTTGGAGAACCTGACTACCGCGCTGGAGTATGGCGAAATGTTGCCTGGGCTCGTCGCGGACAAAAAGCGCAACGACATGTTTACCGAAAAGTCGCACACCAAGCTGCTGTTCTCGCTGTTCACCCGCGCCATCCCCGGTTTGACTCCGCAGGCGATCATCAATACCAACACGCGCTCGATGCAAAATTTCCACGGGCAGATGAACGTGCTGAAGTCCGAATTGGAACGGTGGGCGAAACTGTCGTACCAAGTCGTCTTTTTGGCGGCGACCGAGGAGCGGGCTGAACGGCTACAGCGCGTGCTCGAAGATTACAAGATGCAGGCCGATATCCTGCATGAATGGGACGGCACGAGACAAGGTCCGTTGATTTTGATCGGCAACTTGGCTACCGGTTTTGAACTGAGTTTGCTGCGCCTTGCTGTGATCACCGAAACGGAAGTCTTTACGAATAAAAAGAAGACGCGCAAGATGAAGACGCTTTCAGATGCGCAGAAGATCAAGTCCTACCAAGACCTCAAAGTGGGGGACTATGTGGTGCACGTCAACCACGGGATCGGCAAATATATGGGGATTTCCACCAAGGAGATCCTCGGCATTCACAAAGACTATCTGCAGATCAAATACAAAGGCAAAGACGAGCTGTTCGTCCCCGTCGAGCAGATCGATCTCGTCCAAAAATACATCGGGCAGGAAGAAAAGGAGCCCAAGATATACTCGCTCGGAGGCTCCGAATGGCAGCGCGTCAGAAGTAAGGTGCAGTCGGCGGTGCAGGACATCGCCCAAGATTTGATCAAACTGTATGCCGAACGCCAAGCGACGCCAGGTCATCCGTTTGTCGGTGATACGACGTGGCAGCGCGAGTTTGAAGCGATGTTCCCTTACAACGAGACGGACGATCAACTCCGCTGTATCAAAGAGATCAAGAAGGACATGGAGATGGGCCGTCCGATGGACCGTCTGCTCTGCGGAGACGTGGGCTATGGGAAAACGGAAGTGGCGATCCGCGCGGCCTTCAAAGCGGTGATGGACGGCAAACAGGTGGCGGTGCTCGTCCCGACGACCATTTTGGCACAACAGCATTACCAGACCTTCAAAGAGCGCTGTGCAGGCTTTCCGGTCAACGTGGAACTGATCTCCCGTTTCCGCACCAAAGGGCAGGTCAGCGAGGTAACCAAGGGGATCAAGAACGGCTCGGTCGATATTGTGATCGGGACGCACCGCATCTTGTCCAAAACGATGGAGTTTAAAGACCTCGGGCTGTTGATCATCGACGAGGAGCAGCGCTTTGGCGTGTCACACAAAGAAAAGCTGAAACAACTGCGCACCAACGTCGATGCATTGACGCTGACGGCGACTCCGATCCCGCGCACGTTGCACATGTCGATGATCGGGGTGCGCGACCTCTCCGTGATCGAGACGCCGCCGGAGAACCGCTTTCCGGTGCAGACTTTTGTCGTCGAGCAGCAGGACGGCATCGTGCGAGAAGCGATCGAACGGGAATTGGGACGCGGCGGGCAGGTCTACTATCTGTACAATAAAGTAAACGGGATTCAGGAGATGGCCAATCATCTGAAACAGCTCGTCCCCGATGCAAAAGTGCTGATCGGACACGGCCAGATGCCGGAGGAGGAGCTGGAGCGGACGATGCTCGATTTCCTACAAGGGGATGCCGATGTACTCGTATCGACGACGATCATCGAGACGGGCCTTGACGTGCCGAACGTGAACACGCTGATCGTGCACGATGCTGACCATCTCGGCCTCTCGCAACTCTACCAGCTGCGCGGGCGCGTCGGGCGCTCCAACAGAATCGCCTACGCCTATTTCACCTACCAGCGCAATAAAGTGCTGACCGAAGTGGCCGAGAAGCGCCTGCAGGCGATCAAAGAGTTTACCGAGCTCGGTTCCGGTTTCAAAATCGCGATGCGCGACCTGTCGATCCGCGGGGCGGGCAACCTGCTCGGCGCTCAGCAGCACGGCTTTATCGCCTCGGTCGGATTCGACCTCTATTCCCAGATGCTCTCCGAAGCGATCGAGGAGTTAAAAGAGGATGTCGAGAAGGTCGAAAAACTGCCCGACCCGACGGTGGAGCTGTCGGTCGATGCGTACATTCCGGGCACGTATATCACCGATGCGATGCAGAAGATCGAAATCTACAAGAAATTTGTCGCGGCCAGGACGCTGGAAGAAGTGCGCGATCTGGAGGAAGAAGTGGAAGATCGCTTCGGCGATATCCCGCTCGAAGTCCGCAACCTGCTCGCCGTCTCGCGTCTCAAAGCGAACGCGATTCGCTACGGCATGACCGAGATCAAGCAGACGCCGCAGGGCGATGTGATCATCCGCCTGAACGAAGACCAGAACAAAAAGATCGACGGCGAAAAACTGTTCTCGCTCACCCGCGAGTTCCCGAACCGCATGAAACTGACCGCACAACAGCAGATCGTGATCACGCTCAAGGTCAAAGGACTTAAAGAAGCGGAGATCCTGCAAACGCTGGAGAAGTTCATGACTTGTTACAACATCGTGCCCAAGAGGGAGCAGGACACGGTTGATAACATGGCGCTCTAA
- a CDS encoding ribose-phosphate diphosphokinase, which translates to MTPYKDKKLKIFAGNANPELAMEIANQVGLPLGSSTVIRFSDGEIRTKIDESVRGCDVFVVQPTSAPANEHIMELLIMVDALKRASAKSINVVVPYFGYARQDRKSRAREPITAKLTANLIQTAGANRMITMDLHAGQIQGFFDIPVDHLLAEKLLADYFAQKGLEDVVIVSPDMGGVTRARGMAERLGAGIAIIDKRRPEPNVSEVMNIIGNIEGKTAIMIDDMIDTAGTITHGAAALMERGCREVYACCVHPVLSGPAITRLENSVIKEVVVCNTIALDEEKRAGTNKITQLSVAALIGHAIMKIHEEESVSSLF; encoded by the coding sequence ATGACGCCATATAAAGACAAGAAGCTGAAGATCTTTGCAGGGAATGCCAATCCAGAGCTGGCGATGGAAATTGCCAATCAAGTCGGCCTGCCGCTCGGTTCCTCGACTGTCATTCGCTTTAGCGACGGCGAGATTCGCACCAAGATCGATGAGAGTGTGCGCGGCTGTGACGTATTTGTCGTTCAGCCGACGTCCGCTCCGGCCAATGAGCACATCATGGAGCTCTTGATCATGGTCGATGCGTTGAAGCGTGCATCGGCGAAGAGCATCAACGTTGTCGTGCCGTACTTCGGCTATGCGCGTCAGGACCGCAAATCGCGGGCTCGTGAACCGATCACGGCTAAATTGACCGCTAATCTGATCCAGACGGCAGGGGCCAATCGCATGATTACGATGGACCTGCATGCCGGACAGATCCAAGGGTTTTTCGACATTCCAGTTGATCATTTGCTGGCCGAAAAATTGCTGGCCGATTATTTTGCGCAAAAAGGGCTGGAAGATGTCGTCATCGTCTCGCCCGACATGGGCGGAGTCACCCGTGCTCGCGGAATGGCGGAGCGTCTGGGAGCAGGGATCGCGATCATCGACAAGCGTCGTCCGGAGCCGAACGTTTCGGAAGTGATGAACATCATTGGAAACATTGAAGGCAAGACGGCGATCATGATCGACGACATGATCGACACGGCTGGCACGATCACCCACGGCGCGGCGGCGCTGATGGAGCGCGGCTGCCGTGAAGTCTACGCGTGCTGTGTCCATCCGGTGCTTTCTGGTCCGGCGATCACCCGCCTCGAAAACTCGGTGATCAAAGAAGTGGTCGTCTGCAACACGATCGCCCTCGATGAAGAAAAGCGCGCGGGCACTAATAAGATCACGCAATTGTCGGTCGCAGCCCTCATCGGTCACGCGATCATGAAAATTCATGAAGAAGAGTCTGTCTCTAGCTTGTTTTAA